In Geminocystis sp. NIES-3708, a single window of DNA contains:
- a CDS encoding DEAD/DEAH box helicase, whose protein sequence is MSTLHGSFLIKNEQKYFFIWSEEWKQLEKEKYDLEAEYLYLYPFLLDQPKILYSFLEKYNCIDYLQDDKDNLEKIWQWEMVLFPSQKKPKSKTVIPLLYEQFVAINNKLSTVILYPWEVGGFKLTINQLLDFLQKLPLGKVDYIGSDIRFWSHIYRWSLDLICRQKFLPGIDDKNNSFWQPLLDSNIDQSRLAHFIQLMPSICRCYVESEDDPIIPQQELILDFLGTILDAQVRKLLTNYVPSSSNDLMIQPWLESLNNKDQPISNLSSLDSKRLKMAFDHWTLPIQDNLITSDYQLVKKQYRICLKLQPPISQNQADNYDNWKLNYYLQAVDNSDFLIPSEKIWKHPYPELDIDDRTIENPQEIILKGLGLASRFYEPIAQSLDESMPNFCTLNAIEAYQFIRSVVWQLQDNGLGVILPEGLASGVDEKRLGVKIEAKVSLKKGERLNLNSLLNYNLKVAVGDKTLTKKEFQNLLAQKSPIVEIDGQWLALQPADVKAAEDILNQAENNINLTVEDALRLSSGTGETIAKLPVIAFESSGALADLINSINDNQKINILPTPKDFKGTLRPYQQAGFSWLYFLEKWNLGACLADDMGLGKTVQLIAFLLILKEQKLLTKPSLIVCPTSVLNNWEREIEKFAPSLKTIIHHGEQRSKEKVFLKEATKVDVIISSYALIYRDFDSLNMVEWQGIILDEAQNIKNPQAKQTQAVQELNSEFRIALTGTPVENRLSELWSILQFLNPGYLGTQQFFQRRFTIPIEKFGDQHSLQTLRSLVQPFILRRLKTDKNIIQDLPEKQEMIVYCGLSSEQAQIYQNLVEESLEKINESQGIKRHGLVLTLLMKLKQVCNHPAHLLKEEKLDFSPRSGKLLRLEEMLEEVVAEGDRSLIFTQFTEWGNLLQPYLKQKLGVEVMFLSGSTKREKRQEMVDRFQNDPQGPPIFILSLKAGGTGLNLTKANHVFHYDRWWNPAVENQATDRAFRIGQKQNVQVHKFVCSGTLEEKINDILENKKQLAEQTINTAEDWLTDLDTDQLRNLLVLERNAVL, encoded by the coding sequence ATGTCAACTTTACATGGTAGCTTTTTAATAAAAAACGAACAAAAATACTTTTTTATTTGGAGTGAAGAATGGAAACAATTAGAGAAAGAAAAATATGATTTAGAAGCAGAATATTTATATCTTTATCCTTTTTTACTAGATCAACCCAAGATTTTATACTCCTTTTTAGAAAAATATAATTGTATTGATTATTTACAAGATGATAAAGATAATTTAGAAAAAATCTGGCAATGGGAAATGGTTTTATTTCCTTCTCAAAAAAAACCTAAATCAAAGACAGTTATTCCTCTTTTATATGAACAATTTGTTGCTATTAATAATAAACTAAGTACAGTTATTTTATATCCTTGGGAAGTTGGAGGGTTTAAATTAACTATAAATCAATTATTAGATTTTTTACAAAAATTACCTTTAGGAAAAGTTGACTATATTGGTTCTGATATTCGCTTTTGGAGTCATATTTATCGTTGGAGTTTAGACTTAATTTGTCGTCAGAAATTTTTACCCGGTATTGATGATAAAAATAATAGTTTTTGGCAACCATTATTAGATAGTAATATTGATCAAAGTCGATTAGCACATTTTATTCAATTAATGCCCTCTATTTGTCGTTGTTATGTGGAATCAGAAGATGATCCTATTATTCCTCAACAAGAATTAATCTTAGATTTTTTGGGTACAATTTTAGATGCACAAGTAAGAAAACTTTTGACTAATTATGTTCCTTCTTCTAGTAATGATTTGATGATTCAACCTTGGTTAGAGTCTTTAAATAATAAGGATCAACCAATTTCTAATTTGTCATCTTTAGATAGTAAAAGATTGAAAATGGCTTTTGATCATTGGACATTACCCATTCAAGATAACTTAATTACTTCTGATTATCAATTAGTAAAAAAACAGTATCGAATTTGTCTTAAATTACAACCTCCTATCAGTCAAAATCAAGCGGATAATTATGATAATTGGAAATTAAATTATTATTTACAAGCAGTAGATAATTCTGATTTTTTAATACCTTCTGAAAAAATTTGGAAACATCCTTATCCTGAATTAGATATTGATGATCGTACCATCGAAAATCCTCAAGAAATTATTTTAAAAGGTTTAGGATTAGCCAGTCGATTTTATGAACCAATTGCCCAAAGTTTGGATGAATCGATGCCTAATTTTTGTACTTTAAATGCCATTGAAGCCTATCAATTTATTCGTAGTGTAGTTTGGCAATTACAAGATAATGGTTTAGGAGTAATTTTACCTGAAGGTTTAGCAAGTGGAGTTGATGAAAAACGTTTAGGAGTTAAAATCGAAGCTAAAGTTAGTCTAAAAAAAGGTGAAAGATTAAACTTAAATAGTTTGTTGAATTATAATTTAAAAGTTGCCGTTGGTGATAAAACTTTAACTAAGAAAGAATTTCAAAATTTATTAGCTCAAAAATCTCCGATAGTAGAAATTGATGGGCAATGGTTAGCCTTGCAACCTGCGGATGTTAAAGCGGCTGAAGATATTTTAAATCAGGCAGAAAATAATATTAATTTAACTGTAGAAGATGCTTTAAGATTAAGTAGTGGTACAGGAGAAACTATCGCAAAATTGCCCGTTATTGCTTTTGAAAGTAGTGGAGCATTGGCGGATTTAATTAATAGCATTAATGATAATCAAAAAATAAATATTTTACCTACTCCTAAAGATTTTAAAGGTACTTTACGCCCTTATCAACAAGCAGGATTTAGTTGGTTATATTTTCTAGAAAAATGGAATTTAGGAGCTTGTTTAGCTGATGATATGGGTTTAGGAAAAACGGTACAATTAATTGCTTTTTTACTAATTTTAAAAGAACAAAAATTATTAACTAAGCCTAGCTTAATTGTTTGTCCGACTTCTGTATTAAACAACTGGGAAAGGGAAATTGAGAAATTTGCACCATCATTAAAAACAATTATTCATCACGGAGAACAAAGAAGTAAAGAAAAAGTATTTTTAAAAGAAGCAACAAAAGTTGATGTTATTATTAGTAGCTATGCCCTAATTTATCGTGATTTTGATAGTCTAAACATGGTAGAATGGCAAGGAATTATTCTTGATGAAGCTCAAAATATTAAAAATCCTCAAGCTAAACAAACTCAGGCAGTTCAAGAGTTGAATTCAGAATTTAGAATTGCTTTAACTGGCACTCCTGTGGAAAATCGCTTGTCAGAATTATGGTCAATTTTACAATTTTTAAATCCAGGATATTTAGGCACACAACAATTTTTTCAACGACGCTTTACTATTCCCATTGAGAAATTTGGAGATCAACATTCTTTACAAACTTTGCGATCGCTTGTGCAACCTTTTATCTTACGCCGACTAAAAACAGACAAAAATATTATTCAAGATTTACCCGAAAAACAGGAGATGATTGTTTATTGTGGTTTATCCTCCGAACAAGCTCAAATATATCAAAATTTAGTAGAAGAATCCTTAGAAAAAATTAATGAAAGTCAGGGTATTAAACGTCATGGATTAGTCTTAACTTTATTGATGAAATTAAAACAAGTTTGTAATCATCCTGCTCATTTATTAAAAGAAGAAAAGCTCGATTTTTCTCCACGATCTGGTAAATTATTAAGATTAGAAGAGATGTTAGAAGAAGTTGTAGCAGAAGGTGATCGCAGTCTTATTTTTACACAATTTACAGAATGGGGAAATCTATTGCAGCCTTATTTAAAGCAAAAACTAGGGGTTGAAGTGATGTTTTTGTCGGGAAGTACCAAAAGAGAAAAACGTCAAGAAATGGTTGATCGTTTTCAAAATGATCCTCAAGGACCACCTATTTTTATCTTATCATTAAAAGCTGGAGGAACAGGCTTAAATTTAACAAAAGCAAATCATGTTTTTCATTATGATAGATGGTGGAATCCAGCCGTAGAAAATCAAGCAACGGATCGAGCTTTT